A genomic window from Halogeometricum borinquense DSM 11551 includes:
- a CDS encoding HVO_0476 family zinc finger protein: MSNTQDRIAVACPSCSPAEETVHEVLKTGGQATVRCTECSHVHKVRIETEQEVEKQVIVSQDGDSFKTMVDAPPEETIAVGEEFIVDTDEAIMLVRITGLETGPEQRAEEAVVEDVETIWTRAVDNVSVNVTVNPKEGTGYREDTRSFKVNVPGDYEFVVGETEEFGDEKFAVKALHVRDDAPEYRHGKLDHDGDMVYAKDINRLYGTDKTTSAWSAW, encoded by the coding sequence ATGAGCAACACGCAGGACCGCATCGCGGTCGCTTGTCCCTCCTGTTCGCCCGCGGAGGAGACAGTACACGAAGTGCTGAAGACGGGTGGGCAGGCGACGGTTCGCTGTACGGAGTGCAGTCACGTCCACAAAGTTCGCATCGAAACGGAGCAGGAAGTCGAAAAGCAGGTCATCGTTTCGCAGGATGGCGACTCGTTCAAGACGATGGTCGATGCGCCACCGGAGGAGACCATCGCCGTCGGCGAGGAGTTCATCGTGGACACGGACGAGGCCATCATGCTCGTTCGTATTACGGGTCTCGAAACCGGTCCCGAGCAACGCGCTGAGGAGGCCGTCGTCGAGGATGTCGAGACCATCTGGACGCGCGCTGTGGACAACGTCTCCGTGAACGTCACCGTGAACCCGAAAGAGGGGACCGGCTACCGCGAGGACACACGGAGTTTCAAAGTGAACGTTCCCGGCGATTACGAGTTCGTCGTCGGTGAGACCGAGGAGTTCGGCGACGAAAAGTTCGCCGTCAAGGCGCTTCACGTCCGCGACGACGCTCCCGAGTACCGCCACGGCAAACTCGATCACGACGGCGATATGGTGTACGCGAAGGACATTAACCGTCTCTACGGCACGGACAAGACCACCTCCGCGTGGTCTGCGTGGTAA
- a CDS encoding type II glyceraldehyde-3-phosphate dehydrogenase, with protein sequence MIRVGVNGYGTIGKRVADAVDAQPDMEVIGVAKTQPNFEAHTAVKRGYPMYAAIPERMPLFSEAGIDVEGAVDEMVADADIVVDCTPSGIGAENKALYESHDTPAIFQGGEDADVGEVSFNARANYDDARGVDYVRTVSCNTTGLSRIIAPLREEYGVEKVRATLVRRGGDPGQNSRGPINDILPNPISIPSHHGPDVNTIFPDLAIDTLGLKVPATLMHVHSLNVTLEDDVTAAHVRQLLESESRVYVIPEGLGIDGAGKLKDFALDAGRPRGDLWENCVWGESIAVEGRDLYLFQAIHQESDVIPENVDAIRAMTESVDQAESMVTTDDYLGVGITGDPSGFSNEDEAEAVTETEIADD encoded by the coding sequence ATGATACGAGTGGGTGTCAACGGCTACGGCACAATTGGAAAACGTGTCGCTGACGCCGTGGACGCACAACCTGACATGGAAGTCATCGGTGTGGCGAAAACCCAGCCGAACTTCGAGGCCCACACCGCCGTCAAACGCGGGTACCCGATGTACGCCGCAATCCCCGAACGGATGCCCCTGTTCTCGGAAGCGGGCATCGATGTCGAGGGTGCCGTCGACGAGATGGTGGCTGACGCCGACATCGTCGTGGACTGTACGCCGTCGGGCATCGGCGCGGAGAACAAAGCACTCTACGAATCGCACGACACGCCCGCCATCTTCCAAGGCGGCGAAGACGCCGACGTGGGCGAGGTGAGCTTCAACGCCCGCGCGAACTACGACGACGCACGGGGCGTAGACTACGTCCGAACCGTCTCCTGTAACACGACCGGTCTCTCGCGCATTATCGCACCCCTGCGCGAGGAATACGGCGTCGAGAAGGTGCGCGCGACGCTGGTCCGCCGCGGTGGCGACCCCGGACAGAACTCCCGTGGCCCGATCAACGACATTCTCCCGAACCCGATTTCGATTCCGAGTCACCACGGGCCGGACGTGAACACGATTTTCCCCGACCTCGCTATCGATACGCTCGGACTGAAAGTGCCTGCAACGCTGATGCACGTCCACAGCCTCAACGTCACGCTCGAAGACGACGTGACGGCAGCGCACGTCCGGCAACTCCTCGAATCGGAATCGCGCGTCTACGTCATTCCCGAAGGACTCGGCATCGACGGCGCAGGGAAACTCAAAGACTTCGCGCTCGACGCGGGCCGCCCGCGCGGTGACCTCTGGGAGAACTGCGTCTGGGGCGAGTCGATCGCCGTCGAAGGCCGCGACCTGTACCTGTTCCAGGCGATTCACCAGGAATCCGACGTGATCCCCGAGAACGTTGACGCCATTCGCGCGATGACGGAGTCGGTCGATCAGGCCGAAAGCATGGTGACGACGGATGATTACCTCGGCGTCGGTATCACGGGTGATCCGTCGGGTTTTAGCAACGAGGACGAGGCCGAAGCAGTCACCGAGACGGAAATCGCCGACGACTAA
- a CDS encoding phosphoglycerate kinase, with translation MSTFKTLDDLEADQRVLVRLDLNSPVEDGEVQDNRRFERHAETVSELAEAGHRVVLMAHQGRPGGDDFVSLEQHASILADHVGHDVGFVADTFGDDAIDAIESLSAGNILLLENTRMCDDELPEEDPEVKADTAFVQTLAPYFDAYVNDAYSAAHRSHASLVGFPLELPAYAGRVMQTEYEANSAIATREFDGQVTMVVGGTKATDVIDVMNNLGEKVDRFLLGGIAGELFLRAAGHDVGYDVGGMDLFDDQWEANHETIESLIEERGDQITLAVDLAYEDEADERAEIAVEDIDEKDRAYLDIGTDTVEAYDPVIRDSEAVFVKGALGLFEDERFSEGTVGVLRAIAETDCFSVVGGGDTSRAIEMYGMSEDDFGHVSIAGGAYIRALTGASLVGVEVLQDN, from the coding sequence ATGTCCACATTCAAGACTCTCGACGACCTCGAAGCCGACCAGCGCGTTCTCGTTCGCCTCGACCTGAACTCTCCCGTCGAAGACGGCGAGGTACAGGATAACCGACGTTTCGAACGACACGCAGAGACAGTCAGCGAACTGGCCGAAGCAGGTCACCGCGTCGTGCTGATGGCCCACCAAGGCCGTCCGGGCGGCGACGACTTCGTCTCGCTCGAACAGCACGCTTCAATCCTCGCGGACCACGTCGGACACGACGTGGGATTCGTCGCCGACACGTTCGGTGACGACGCCATCGACGCCATCGAGTCGCTGTCCGCCGGTAACATTCTCCTCTTGGAGAATACGCGGATGTGCGACGACGAACTTCCCGAAGAAGACCCCGAAGTGAAGGCAGACACGGCGTTCGTCCAGACGCTTGCGCCGTACTTTGACGCCTACGTGAATGACGCGTACTCGGCCGCCCACCGGTCGCACGCGTCGCTCGTCGGGTTCCCCCTCGAACTGCCTGCCTACGCAGGACGCGTGATGCAGACGGAGTACGAGGCCAACTCCGCGATCGCCACCCGAGAGTTCGACGGACAGGTGACGATGGTCGTCGGCGGGACGAAGGCGACAGACGTGATCGACGTGATGAACAACCTCGGCGAGAAGGTGGACCGCTTCCTCTTGGGCGGCATCGCGGGCGAACTGTTCCTCCGGGCCGCCGGTCACGACGTCGGCTACGACGTTGGTGGGATGGACCTGTTCGACGACCAGTGGGAAGCGAACCACGAGACCATCGAATCGCTCATCGAGGAACGCGGCGACCAGATTACCCTCGCGGTTGACCTCGCCTACGAAGACGAAGCCGACGAACGCGCCGAGATAGCCGTCGAAGACATCGACGAAAAAGACCGTGCGTACCTCGACATCGGTACGGACACCGTCGAAGCGTACGATCCGGTTATCCGCGACTCCGAGGCCGTCTTCGTGAAGGGAGCCCTCGGCCTGTTCGAGGACGAACGCTTCTCTGAGGGGACGGTTGGCGTCCTGCGCGCCATCGCGGAGACGGACTGCTTCTCCGTCGTCGGTGGCGGCGACACCTCCCGCGCTATCGAGATGTACGGGATGAGCGAGGACGACTTCGGCCACGTCTCAATCGCAGGCGGCGCGTACATCCGTGCGCTGACCGGTGCATCGCTGGTCGGTGTCGAAGTCCTACAGGATAACTAA
- a CDS encoding MFS transporter — MGHGETDDPDALSTFRQFFALDGDVLVLSVSMFAFSLGFQMTGRYMPRYMSVLGAGGVAIGLYGSFGNLISAVYPYPGGAFSDRVGSRVALTAFGFASTVGFLIWLFADAFGVLTVPGFTVGPLTIDSVLLPVGIFVGLLFAQAWKSFGLGATFAIVKQSVPPGRLATGFASTETFRRTAFFIGPLFAAGVLAVFAFETGFRVILAVAAAFAAVATVAQHVLYDASEDSIGKSFGGISTVLSDLRSMPPALRPLLVGDTLVRFANGMVYVFFVIVVVEFLEVGVTLPVVGSLSPDAFFGVLLAVEMAVALVTMVPVAKLSQRFGLKPVVALGFAVYAVFPVLLINAPDSALVLAVLFAFSGLRFAGLPAHKALIVGPAEENAGGRVVGSYYLVRNVVTIPSAVVGGWLYSNDPKTAFLLATAVGLIGTGYFLVFGREFEAYA; from the coding sequence ATGGGACATGGGGAGACGGACGATCCGGACGCGCTCTCGACGTTCCGACAGTTCTTCGCCCTCGATGGCGACGTACTCGTCCTCTCGGTGTCGATGTTCGCGTTCAGTCTCGGCTTTCAGATGACGGGACGGTACATGCCTCGGTACATGAGCGTGCTCGGCGCTGGAGGCGTCGCAATCGGCCTGTACGGGAGTTTCGGCAACCTCATCAGCGCCGTCTATCCGTATCCCGGCGGCGCATTTTCTGATCGCGTCGGTTCCCGGGTCGCGCTCACTGCGTTCGGTTTCGCCTCTACCGTCGGCTTCCTGATCTGGTTGTTTGCCGACGCGTTCGGCGTCCTCACGGTTCCCGGATTCACGGTCGGACCGTTAACAATCGACTCCGTGCTGCTTCCCGTCGGCATCTTCGTCGGCCTTCTGTTCGCACAAGCGTGGAAATCGTTCGGTCTCGGCGCGACGTTCGCCATCGTCAAGCAGAGTGTCCCGCCGGGACGACTCGCCACCGGATTCGCCAGCACGGAGACGTTTCGGCGGACAGCGTTCTTCATCGGGCCACTGTTCGCCGCTGGCGTCCTCGCTGTCTTTGCCTTCGAGACGGGGTTCCGTGTCATTCTCGCCGTCGCCGCCGCCTTCGCCGCCGTGGCGACGGTCGCCCAACACGTCCTCTACGATGCGAGCGAGGACAGCATCGGAAAGTCCTTCGGGGGCATCTCGACCGTTCTCTCGGACCTTCGCTCGATGCCTCCCGCTCTCAGACCGTTACTCGTCGGCGACACGCTCGTCCGCTTTGCCAACGGGATGGTGTACGTCTTTTTCGTCATCGTCGTCGTCGAGTTCCTCGAAGTTGGCGTCACCCTCCCGGTAGTCGGATCCCTCTCACCGGATGCGTTCTTCGGCGTCCTCTTGGCAGTCGAGATGGCCGTCGCGCTCGTGACGATGGTTCCGGTGGCGAAACTCTCCCAGCGGTTCGGGCTGAAACCCGTCGTCGCCCTCGGGTTCGCCGTCTACGCGGTCTTCCCTGTTCTCCTGATAAACGCGCCCGACAGCGCACTCGTCCTCGCGGTGCTGTTTGCCTTTTCGGGGCTCCGGTTCGCCGGTCTCCCGGCGCATAAGGCACTCATCGTCGGTCCCGCCGAGGAGAACGCGGGTGGACGCGTCGTCGGCTCGTACTACCTCGTTCGTAACGTCGTCACTATTCCCTCGGCCGTTGTCGGTGGGTGGCTGTACTCGAACGATCCGAAGACGGCGTTTCTCCTCGCTACCGCCGTCGGTCTCATCGGAACGGGCTACTTCCTCGTATTCGGCCGCGAGTTCGAGGCGTACGCGTAA
- a CDS encoding protein-L-isoaspartate O-methyltransferase family protein, translated as MDPAVLREDMVDGLEHGMDVAESVALAMRTVPRHEFVEDAPYQNRASKFEGSTVLSPANVARLLTALSAEPDEDVLIVGAGVGYTAALVAEIVGDTHVHAVDIDRRLVYAARSNLQSVESAAVLVDCRDGADGLPEYAPFDRILVEAAAIEPPNRLVSQLEPDGRLVFPMGGPKQTLVSVDAAGEVVEKHGPVAFDPLLVEGEQRSGPVRNRTVREDAEFSDSGYFAPSGWEQEWIDWDERLSGRQRRYER; from the coding sequence ATGGACCCTGCGGTACTGCGTGAGGACATGGTTGATGGCCTCGAACACGGAATGGACGTGGCCGAATCCGTTGCCCTCGCCATGCGAACCGTCCCGCGACACGAGTTCGTCGAGGACGCCCCGTACCAAAACCGCGCTAGCAAGTTCGAGGGTTCGACCGTTCTCTCTCCAGCGAACGTCGCTCGACTGCTCACTGCGCTCTCGGCAGAACCGGACGAAGACGTGCTGATCGTCGGTGCCGGAGTCGGATATACCGCCGCACTGGTAGCCGAAATCGTCGGTGACACGCACGTTCACGCGGTCGATATCGACCGTAGACTGGTCTATGCGGCACGGTCAAATCTCCAATCCGTGGAGTCGGCCGCCGTCCTCGTAGACTGTCGTGATGGCGCGGATGGACTCCCGGAGTACGCGCCGTTTGACCGTATCCTCGTCGAAGCGGCGGCCATCGAACCGCCGAACCGACTCGTCTCGCAACTCGAACCCGACGGCCGACTCGTCTTCCCGATGGGCGGGCCGAAGCAGACGCTCGTGAGCGTCGATGCCGCGGGCGAAGTCGTCGAAAAGCACGGACCCGTCGCGTTCGACCCGCTGTTGGTCGAAGGCGAACAGCGGAGCGGACCTGTCCGAAACCGGACAGTCCGCGAGGATGCCGAATTCAGTGACTCTGGGTACTTCGCACCCAGCGGATGGGAACAGGAGTGGATCGATTGGGACGAGCGACTCAGCGGCCGGCAGCGTCGATACGAGCGCTGA
- a CDS encoding DUF7536 family protein — MLPEPVATTVSDEVPGRPPQRGLAHALHVPRNVKIGAIVGIGLAVVAYAFRVLELFGPFVGTREYPVLGPEGWFAVLAFVLASSTALLVASLLTLVSAYRLVKDM; from the coding sequence ATGCTCCCCGAACCAGTAGCGACAACCGTGAGCGACGAGGTTCCGGGTCGGCCGCCGCAACGCGGACTGGCCCACGCGTTACACGTCCCGCGGAACGTGAAAATCGGTGCTATCGTAGGGATTGGCCTCGCAGTCGTCGCCTATGCGTTCCGCGTTCTCGAACTGTTCGGCCCGTTCGTCGGGACCCGAGAGTATCCGGTCCTCGGACCCGAAGGGTGGTTCGCCGTTCTCGCGTTCGTCCTCGCGTCATCGACGGCGCTGTTGGTAGCGTCGCTCTTGACGCTCGTTTCGGCGTACAGACTTGTCAAGGATATGTGA
- a CDS encoding pyridoxal-phosphate dependent enzyme codes for MSLSNLSLRCSACGETYETAWAWRCDCGAPLDFLADARPSRSAPDPREFDDRRGLWSFADFLPVGPHVTLGEGMTPLVDAPEWDAAFKLEYVFPTGSFKDRGATTTLSVATELGIEKVVEDSSGNAGAAIATYAARAGIDADIYVPASVKAAKLRAIERAGATPVRVEGSREDVTDACLEAVEDGDGWYASHAWNPAFFAGTATFAYEVAYQRGWSAPDAVVTPLGHGTLFLGAYRGFRALRDAGWIDEMPKLLGAQAAGYAPVAEELHGPTEGTNDVADGIQIRDPTRLDQILDAVDATDGDAIALTEDAVETELDRLHRRGFYTEPTCAVAPAALGEYRERGVLSDDDDVVVPLTGSGLKN; via the coding sequence ATGTCCCTCTCGAACCTCTCTCTGCGGTGTTCCGCGTGCGGTGAGACGTACGAAACGGCGTGGGCGTGGCGGTGTGACTGCGGCGCGCCGTTGGACTTTCTTGCGGACGCCCGTCCGTCGCGCAGTGCGCCGGACCCTCGCGAGTTCGACGACCGGCGCGGTCTCTGGTCGTTCGCTGACTTCCTCCCCGTCGGCCCGCACGTCACCCTCGGCGAAGGGATGACCCCGTTGGTTGACGCTCCCGAGTGGGATGCCGCGTTCAAACTGGAGTACGTCTTCCCGACAGGGTCGTTCAAGGACCGCGGGGCGACGACAACACTCTCAGTCGCGACGGAACTCGGCATCGAGAAAGTGGTCGAAGACTCCTCGGGCAACGCGGGGGCGGCCATCGCTACCTACGCCGCCCGGGCCGGTATCGACGCCGACATCTACGTTCCTGCGTCGGTGAAAGCCGCGAAACTCCGCGCCATCGAGCGCGCCGGAGCCACGCCCGTCCGTGTGGAAGGCTCCCGCGAGGACGTGACTGACGCCTGTCTCGAAGCGGTCGAAGACGGCGACGGATGGTACGCCTCTCACGCGTGGAATCCGGCGTTCTTCGCCGGGACGGCAACGTTTGCCTACGAGGTGGCCTACCAGCGCGGATGGTCCGCTCCCGACGCGGTCGTCACGCCACTCGGCCACGGAACGCTGTTCCTCGGCGCATACCGCGGCTTCCGCGCACTCCGCGACGCGGGTTGGATCGACGAGATGCCGAAACTGCTCGGCGCGCAAGCGGCCGGGTACGCGCCCGTCGCGGAGGAACTGCACGGTCCAACCGAGGGAACAAACGATGTCGCCGACGGCATCCAGATACGTGATCCGACGCGTCTCGACCAGATTCTCGACGCCGTGGACGCGACCGATGGCGACGCCATCGCACTCACAGAAGATGCGGTGGAGACGGAACTCGACCGCCTGCACCGACGCGGATTCTACACGGAACCGACGTGTGCCGTCGCACCCGCTGCACTCGGCGAGTACCGCGAACGCGGGGTTCTCTCGGATGACGACGACGTGGTCGTTCCGCTCACAGGGAGCGGACTGAAGAACTGA
- a CDS encoding metallophosphoesterase family protein — protein MRVGICSDTHDNLELARGVVETFESAGVETVIHCGDIVSPFTANVFDADFDFHAVRGNNDGEWNLSNVVDSFGTYHGECATFDFDGTAVAAYHGTSETLVDGLVESGDYDYVFRGHTHQRTYEKSGETVHVNPGGLPIPGADDTYHVALLDVDEGDVAFYEV, from the coding sequence ATGAGAGTCGGCATCTGTTCAGATACGCACGATAATCTCGAACTCGCGCGCGGGGTGGTGGAGACGTTCGAATCGGCGGGCGTCGAGACGGTGATTCACTGCGGCGACATCGTCTCGCCGTTCACCGCGAACGTCTTCGACGCGGACTTCGACTTTCACGCCGTCCGCGGTAACAACGACGGCGAGTGGAACCTCTCGAACGTCGTCGATTCGTTCGGGACGTACCACGGCGAGTGCGCCACGTTCGACTTCGACGGAACCGCCGTCGCCGCGTACCACGGAACGAGCGAGACGCTGGTGGATGGACTGGTCGAATCGGGTGACTACGACTACGTCTTCCGCGGGCACACCCACCAACGAACGTACGAAAAGAGCGGTGAAACCGTCCACGTGAATCCCGGCGGGCTTCCGATACCGGGCGCGGACGACACGTATCACGTCGCACTCCTCGACGTGGACGAGGGCGACGTGGCGTTTTACGAGGTTTGA
- a CDS encoding YgaP family membrane protein: MEKNVGGYDRIARLVVGPLLVIVGAAAVAGLFTIAAGTLGLVLAGGALVVGAVLLTTGLTQKCPLNDVIGMDTYRGKANDGR, translated from the coding sequence ATGGAGAAAAACGTCGGTGGCTACGACCGCATCGCTCGACTCGTCGTCGGACCGCTCCTCGTAATCGTCGGTGCCGCGGCAGTCGCGGGCCTGTTTACCATCGCGGCCGGGACGCTCGGACTCGTCCTCGCAGGGGGTGCTCTCGTCGTCGGGGCCGTCCTCCTCACGACTGGCCTCACGCAGAAGTGCCCACTCAACGACGTGATCGGTATGGATACATATCGCGGGAAAGCGAACGATGGACGCTGA
- a CDS encoding succinylglutamate desuccinylase/aspartoacylase family protein: MISLGSASAAPGEVDTGRLEVGETRDGTTVGLPCAVVNGASDGKTLYLQAASDGDELNGVGVIQRLFPQLDPTELSGQILIVGIVNYHAFQVAQHRNPIDDTKMNRAYPGDENGTSSERIAAATFDAARRADLILDLHQGSTSQMIDEVRVRCGRHHRLHSECLQLAKTFGCGYVLDQKGPDGQLARAAPDEGIPTVDPELGGCVGWDEESIQKGVRGVYNVLRGYGFIDGSVETERQTRAKGFDQYGAPTGGLVRFKKSLGEQVSAGDVVFEITDVFGGLKARVTADNTGIFWRSRRLPQVATGEYVCSVGTGIDTF; the protein is encoded by the coding sequence ATGATTTCCCTCGGCAGTGCGAGTGCGGCCCCCGGTGAGGTGGATACGGGGCGTCTCGAAGTGGGCGAGACGCGCGATGGAACCACCGTCGGTCTGCCGTGCGCCGTCGTGAACGGAGCGTCAGACGGGAAGACGCTCTACCTGCAGGCGGCCTCGGACGGCGACGAACTGAACGGCGTCGGTGTCATCCAGCGACTGTTTCCGCAATTAGACCCCACAGAGCTATCCGGACAAATTCTCATTGTCGGTATCGTCAACTACCACGCATTTCAGGTGGCACAGCACCGGAACCCGATAGACGACACGAAGATGAACCGGGCGTATCCCGGCGACGAGAACGGAACATCTTCGGAACGCATCGCGGCGGCGACGTTCGATGCGGCCCGGCGTGCCGACTTGATTCTCGACCTCCACCAAGGCTCTACCTCACAGATGATAGACGAAGTTCGGGTTCGGTGCGGGCGGCACCACCGCCTCCACAGCGAGTGTCTCCAACTCGCCAAGACGTTCGGGTGCGGGTACGTCTTAGACCAGAAAGGACCGGACGGCCAACTGGCCCGCGCCGCTCCCGACGAGGGAATCCCGACGGTGGACCCCGAACTCGGCGGGTGCGTCGGATGGGACGAAGAGAGCATCCAAAAAGGCGTCCGCGGCGTCTACAACGTCCTCCGCGGATACGGATTCATCGATGGCAGCGTCGAGACGGAACGACAGACGCGTGCGAAGGGCTTCGATCAGTACGGCGCGCCGACCGGCGGTCTGGTTCGATTCAAAAAGAGCCTCGGCGAACAGGTATCAGCCGGCGATGTCGTGTTCGAGATAACGGACGTGTTCGGCGGCCTCAAAGCCCGTGTTACGGCGGACAACACCGGGATCTTCTGGCGCTCACGCCGACTCCCGCAGGTCGCAACCGGTGAGTATGTCTGTTCGGTCGGGACCGGCATCGACACGTTCTGA
- a CDS encoding aminopeptidase, producing MTDAELRAAAETAVVQCMNLAPDESCVVVTDDKRLAIGEALYDVASEVTDDTTLLRYPPGDQHGAEPPAAVAVAMAEADVFLAPTTKSLSHTRARGDACDAGARGATLPGITEDVFLTGLDADYDTISQHCLDVLKQVTEAEEIRVTTPSGTDITFEPGSRDWLADTGIVHEAGGFSNLPAGEVFVSPENANGTYVVDGTMMPHALLEEGQELRFEVEDGYVTEISDDDVRKQIEAGAEEVGRDAYNLAELGIGTNVGVDELVGSVLLDEKAAGTVHIAIGDDAGIGGDTDAPLHLDGIIREPTVYADGAVVDLPSVE from the coding sequence ATGACTGATGCCGAGTTACGCGCCGCCGCAGAGACGGCAGTTGTGCAGTGCATGAACCTCGCCCCTGACGAGTCCTGTGTCGTCGTCACCGACGACAAACGCCTCGCTATCGGAGAAGCCCTGTACGATGTCGCTTCGGAGGTTACGGACGACACGACGCTGCTTCGGTACCCACCGGGCGACCAACACGGTGCGGAACCGCCAGCCGCCGTCGCCGTGGCGATGGCCGAGGCGGACGTGTTTCTCGCGCCGACGACGAAGAGCCTGAGTCACACTCGCGCGCGGGGCGACGCCTGCGACGCAGGCGCGCGCGGTGCGACGCTTCCCGGAATCACCGAAGACGTGTTCCTTACCGGGTTAGACGCTGACTACGACACTATCTCCCAACACTGTCTCGACGTTCTCAAGCAGGTAACCGAGGCTGAGGAAATCCGCGTCACGACGCCGTCGGGTACCGACATCACCTTCGAACCCGGTTCCCGCGACTGGCTAGCTGACACCGGCATCGTCCACGAGGCGGGCGGGTTCTCGAACCTTCCCGCGGGCGAGGTGTTCGTCTCGCCGGAGAACGCCAACGGGACGTACGTCGTGGACGGGACGATGATGCCGCACGCACTCTTAGAGGAGGGACAGGAACTCCGCTTCGAGGTCGAAGACGGTTACGTGACGGAAATTTCTGACGACGACGTACGCAAACAGATCGAGGCGGGCGCGGAGGAAGTCGGCCGCGACGCTTACAATCTCGCAGAGTTGGGGATCGGAACTAACGTCGGCGTCGATGAGTTAGTCGGGTCCGTTCTCTTAGACGAGAAGGCGGCCGGAACGGTTCACATCGCCATCGGTGACGACGCGGGTATCGGCGGCGACACCGACGCGCCCCTGCATCTGGACGGCATCATCCGCGAGCCGACCGTGTACGCGGACGGCGCGGTCGTAGACCTCCCGAGCGTCGAGTGA
- a CDS encoding DUF7344 domain-containing protein: MDARDVFADDSVADGHTATTSYDSDSARGDARISRDDAFRLLQDERRRAVLRFLRAEENSDPTPLSTLTSFVAGVAHRDGSDGDDSGDTGGTPDAKAQDRARVSLHHSHLPMLEEYGVVKYDSEDETVEPKPLLAALTPFLADEPAPEEMLVVEAEAAE; the protein is encoded by the coding sequence ATGGATGCCAGAGATGTATTTGCCGACGACTCGGTAGCAGATGGACACACTGCCACGACCTCGTACGATAGCGATTCGGCAAGGGGTGATGCACGTATCTCACGTGACGATGCGTTTCGCCTGCTCCAAGACGAACGGCGTCGAGCAGTCCTCCGTTTCCTCCGCGCGGAGGAGAACAGCGATCCGACGCCGCTTTCGACGCTCACCTCCTTTGTCGCGGGAGTTGCACACCGAGACGGATCAGATGGCGATGACAGCGGCGATACCGGTGGCACCCCCGATGCCAAAGCGCAAGACCGCGCGCGTGTTTCACTCCACCACTCACACCTACCGATGCTCGAAGAGTATGGCGTTGTCAAATACGACTCAGAGGACGAGACGGTCGAACCGAAACCGCTGCTTGCGGCACTGACCCCGTTTCTCGCGGACGAACCTGCTCCCGAGGAGATGTTAGTCGTCGAGGCCGAAGCGGCCGAATAG
- a CDS encoding class I SAM-dependent methyltransferase — protein sequence MLTAFSTSAVRPARTTEFAARGYEAMLLDAPAVIDAVAPMLGHRDVRTVAANVPAFETDDQYGLVFAADVTSRYDPAANRTLLGHAFDALEPGGTLVLVDTLRDGSPAAVRARIRALGVGHGDAYSAEMYRTWLDEAGFSAVSVRPVPGDERTAVIARRPERAVD from the coding sequence ATGCTGACTGCGTTCTCGACATCTGCGGTGCGTCCGGCGCGTACGACAGAGTTTGCCGCGCGCGGGTACGAAGCGATGCTTCTCGACGCACCCGCTGTTATCGATGCTGTCGCACCGATGCTCGGGCACCGCGACGTTCGCACCGTCGCAGCCAACGTGCCCGCTTTCGAGACCGACGACCAGTACGGACTCGTGTTCGCCGCCGACGTGACGAGTCGATACGACCCTGCGGCGAATCGGACGCTACTCGGACACGCGTTCGACGCTCTCGAACCGGGTGGAACGCTCGTGCTTGTTGATACGCTCCGCGACGGGTCTCCTGCGGCGGTTCGGGCGCGAATCCGGGCGCTGGGCGTCGGACACGGCGACGCCTATTCAGCGGAGATGTATCGGACGTGGCTGGACGAGGCTGGATTCAGTGCTGTGTCCGTACGGCCGGTACCCGGCGACGAGCGGACCGCTGTCATCGCGCGCCGGCCGGAGCGTGCGGTTGATTAG